Sequence from the Helianthus annuus cultivar XRQ/B chromosome 13, HanXRQr2.0-SUNRISE, whole genome shotgun sequence genome:
gttaaaacactcaacagtgcttctgtccgaattTTCTTTATCTggggggctgacgcggcccgcgttaaggatcacttaacctttacgcgggtcgccagAATCCTTCTGACAAGCCCATATCTTCTACTgaccatgcggcccgcgtaagacctcttgtttctttaacgcggcccgcctgaaacctatttttcaagattttcaaatcttttgtaattattgcactgacctttcggtttcgaaggggtaactttgcgttttgggcctcgttaatttgcgtataagggcctcgtggcTTTTACCAACTTaataacccttggttaatttattattacccgaaaagtcataactttcaatgtttgacgtttttaacccctcgcatacgattttgatcataactttctcgttttaaaacggaacttcgcgaaatttatatcgcgcattctagtgagtataatttaccattacaaagcctcgggtatgcccaaaggtcacttagaggtaaaacttaaacatgttgacacatttggcccctgtagtttgtaattcctcactttctcccacaattcgttccgtacgatccattattcattcgtttgaaggtacgagcatcatttagggttactgtacagtatatttatcccttgttgacatttttaacacTCGAATTTTCATACTTTCAATGTTTtccaactttagtcctttatttagtatctaataccacgtgtaaacctaagacacgtgtcaatacattattggacgcaaaatttcgaggtgttacacaaaatATCCACTAGAACTTaaagctatcaaaaatgagatgaggcaattttATACAGAGGAAGacccttcaaaaagaagattcccctcactcataggctttatggcaccagaggatatggatgattatctcAAGCTCAAGGAAAGACAGGCTAAAGTAAGAGCTAAAgttgaaagtgaaggtctaagtgaTGAAGCCATTGCTGAAAAACTGGAATTCTTCCTCTCAAAAGTGAAGCAGATAGAAGAGTTTGCACAAGCActaaacaaagaaaaggctgatcaacgaAATAAATTAAGAAAAGAATATCTAGCCTATATCATGAAAGAgaagttctatcctgctgaagaaaaacactttgaagaatggccaatagtcgctctaaagcatgaggctgaaaggattgacagaatcaagaatgatcctaaaaagaagaagaatgctccgaattggagcaaatacaaaaagctcattgctgacctaatTACTGAGTACAAGAAAAATAAAAAGGAGCTGATGGATGCTAAAGTGGAttctgctgaagccatatcaaaatggtcaaaacagcagactgatgaagcatatgaaaggctgaagaaaagaaagataactgtttcaggcgcttcaaagaaacgtgaacaaatgatAAAGCTTGAACAGCAAATTGAAAGCCTCAAAACACTAttcaaatcagcagataatcctactcttgtgacaaaccaagaagaaggaaaacaactgtctgaaagaagaggtcaaagaaaaggaagctgagtacttcaatgatgccatcatgaaaatgggactaaaagaagagaactcaactaagcttcagaacctttttaagaaggtattaaccAAGCCTGCATCTCCAAACACTTCGACAGGCATGACAGACTTTGAGAGGCAAGAGCTGATCGaaaaagagactgcagaagacatagaTGCAGCCAACAATGTCATTGAgatggccttcaaaagaatgtctgaaagtctgcaagtgttcacaaggacatcatctccaaactcatcaaagaataaatctctcccaagaaacccattaggtttaaaaatactaaagtggatatctgatcaaaagacccacgtattgactctggtcagaacaaatggtgaagtgaagtacatatcaaggaaagaagcactagaccttagtgttgaagatttgtaggatctccttgaacttacactgtatagggatgaagatgacctgagttccaaggaatttgaagctgaatttaaaagacaagctaaggaactcttgatgagaaataaaggtccagaataatgaagggttttggcattatctgttccagggggagattgttgggattgaaccctaccagaggaacagataatgaaagccaaaaccggatcacaacagcgGACTCACAATAAGCAACTGTTTACTATAAGCTTTCTCCTTGACTGTGACTCCAACATCTGCTATACTCCAAAGTACTGCTtctatcaacatctgctgacctacaactgttgttccattcaaggactgatgaagaccaaaagccctgctgttcattctactgccttgagtcaagcactgccgatcatgacaagtactgctgggttcacaagcAGTAGAACGATGCAGCAACAGTTTTATTCATCTCACAAAATGTAATgcaacatcagtagttagcaaagcagtagttgtgtAGATCAGTAGATAgtggttgttaggttgttagatgtcactttcatggtgacgtcaactgagatgcttcagtggtttggattgtctataaatgtaacagtactttgtactgttacacttgatcgttttgagtgagttcttctcctcaattcaatcctttcatcttgtgcaaccaaccttggggtatcaggctgagggggaatttagttatgtaagcatgcttgtaatcttttgattttcattgtaatcattcaacttaatgagaaagcatgtgtttatcaaactattctcttctttgattgtgtttataaagtttgtatccatttccgctgcactttacattgtttatatccattgatttgtcaaattcttacaaacaagcataatcatgacagcctccaATCCTaacacgtattgacctcgtataaggcTATAAGTGTGagatcgtatcgtatagcgtagtatatGTCACGTATttacctcgtataagcctataagtgtgatatcgtatcgtatagtgtagtatatgtcccgtataggcctatatgcatatacaagaccaatatgaaacctatacgagacttatactacactatacgatacgatactatacgatacgatataacacccgtataggacAAACCACACTTATAGCCCTATACGGGACTTAAACCACAGCTATAGgcctataagggacctatactacaTCTATAGGCTTATATGAGTGTTGTatggcctatacgggacctatactacatctataggcttatacgaggacATATACTAGGCCTATAcaggacctatactacacctataggcctatacgggacatttactacgttatacgatacggtgtcacacttataggcttatacgaggtcaatacgtgacatatactacgctatacgatacggtatcacacttataggcttatacaaggtcaatacgtgacatatactacgctatacgatacgatatcacacttataggcttatacgaggccgatacgtgacctatactacacctatacgattcgatataacttttttttataaaatttactaaaaccaataatgtataaatgtttataaaaaaaccattatatacgatgcgtataggtctatacgcaacgtatataaaggGTTAAAAAGACCATTTACCCTTCGTTTggggctatacgaagccaaatgcaagggtaaaattgtctttttgagcctttatatacgctgcgtatgggtctatacgcagcgtatagtgggaaagaccattttaccctttatatacgctgcgtatagacctatacgcagcgtatataaagggtaatttttatttttaaccccaaacctttgttaaaaatatatatttttgactCTTTATATGCGCtacgtataggcctatacgcagcgtatataaagggtgaatttaaaaaaaacattttgaagtatcgtatcctatagtataagtctcgtataaacCTCGTATAAGTCTCATATAGGTCTTGTATctgcctataggcctatacgggatcTATACTATAGTGTCGTATCGTATCGtgtcgtatcgtatagtatagtataagtctcgtataagccatgtataagtctcatataggtcatgtatatgcctataggactacacgggacctaaaccacaccaataggcctatacgggacctaaatcacacctataggcctataaggGACCAATACTACatctataggcttatacgagtgTTGTATGGTATCTTATAGTATCGTATCGTGTTGcattgtatcgtatagtgtatatgataagtctcgtataggttccatgtaggtcttgtatatgcctataggcctacacgAGACCTAAACCACGCCTATAGgcctataagggacctatactacatctataggcttatacgagtgttgtatggtatcctatagtatcgtattgtgttgcatcgtatcgtatcgtatagtgtatagtataagtctcgtataggttccatgtaggccttttatatgcctataggcctacacgggatctaaaccacacctataggcctataaggGACCTATGCTACatctataggcttatacgagtgTTGGAtggtatcctatagtatcgtatcgtattgcatcgtatcgtatatcgtatagtgtatagtataattCTCATATAAGCCGATAGGCCTACATGGGACATataccacacctataggcctacacgggacctaaaccacacctataggcctatataggacctaaaccacacctataggcctataagggacctatactacatctataggcttatacgagtgTTTTATGGcatatacgagacctatactacatctataggcttatacgaggacatatacgaggcgtatacaggacctatactacacctataggcctatacgggacatataatacgctatacgatacggtatcacacttataggcttatacgaggtcaatacgtgatatatactacgctatacgatacgatatcacacttataggcttatacgaggtcactacgtgacatatactacgctatacaatacgatatcacactttaagtatcgtatcgtatagtataagtctcgtataaacCTCGTATAAGTCTGATATAGGTCTTGTATctgcctataggcctatacgggacctatactaTAGTGTCGTATcatattgtatcgtatagtgtataatataagtctcgtataaGCCGCGTATAAGTCTCATATAGGTCATGTATCTgcttataggcctatacgggcGTTATATCGTttcgtatagtatcgtatcgtatataCGTTTTCCAAAACAATTTAACGTTATAGAATATTATTTGTATAACACTAATGATTATCTATTTTAAGATATTTAACGTTGGAACCGGGTGAGAATTTATACCACAAACATATcaaaatagcaaaaaaaaaaaaaaattgatgggttatatacgctgagtatagctctatacgcaacgtatataaaccccttgttttctgtgcaatgattgttgataaggctctgaaatccatggtttatatacgctgagtatagctctatacgcagtgtatagaggtaaccctatacgcagcgtaggtaaaccctaagtgtgtAGATAGCCAACCAAGGTGTGCAGAGAGTTTGGCCCTAACAATATTATAGTCTTTAAAtagaaaaaaactattttttctTGGAGTTGGTGTTCAAAACCTAAAAATAAGTAATCTCATATTTTCCATTTATCAGCTAATTTGATTTATTATAAACTATATCATATTTTTCAtttgagaaaaatgcccggatagtccctgtggttttcctaattttcacctttagtccctaactttttaaaattacagctAAACTCTCAAACTTTTGcattttcgttcccggatagtctcTAGCACTGATAaaggttagtttttggtgttaaatgaccaaaataccacTTCCTTACAAAAAGACATCAATTAATCATTTATAAAAAGGTATGTAGGACCCACCCTCATTTATAAAGTTTAAGTTTCTCCTTCTGAAACCCTAAAATCCCAAATCAGCAGACTCACCTCTAACCCACACTTCACCACTCACCTCTGATCATCCAACTCCACCTTCCGTCACCGCTTTCAACCACCGTCCCTAACAAAAAAAACAATTACCTCTGCTTTTAAAGAGGAAGGGGCACCATGATCAGCAACATGAATATGACTGCCTTTAGTATCCATCATCACAATAACACAAAAACCTTTTTCAGATTCAACTTCTTGATCTTCCTGATGACATCTCGATGCCACTCTTTTGTATTGTGACACATCTTAAGCCGAGCCACATTAATCCCTCCCAAAGCCAATTTCTCTGATTGATCATAAGAACAGCAGGTGGGTTCCACAGTGCAGACCACTTTGGTCATCCTGAGGCCCAAAAACCCCTTGTTGGTCAACTTTGTCTCCGTCACAACATCAGGACCCAGACTTGTGGGTTCGTGCGTGATGACCTGCATTATGGCCCTAGTGACGAAGCGTTTCACATTGAGCTTAATTGTTGGAGGATGTACTGAAACCTTAGAGATTTTGTTCCCAAAAGTTTAGGTTATCAGCTAATGGGGGAGGAGAGCAGCCATTGGTAGGTGGGATTTTGTTCCCAAAAGTTTGGTACCGAAACAGCGAGACGTTTATAGATGGTTTACTTCGCCGGGGTTTGTATTTAATTAAAGATTTATCAAAGTGCAAGAAGAACTAATTTGACTGTATCTATTATTTGAAGACTGTGGGTTGTGGGTATGATTGTAATAAATTAACAACTTTGATGGTGAGATTTAGTGAAAGTGATTGCAGGTGGTGGTTATGGTGGAAGTGGGTGGTGATATGGTGGTTGCAGGTGGTGGAAGAAGATGTGAGGGTGGGGAGAGGCCATAaggcttttttttaattaaattgttTTATATAATGGTGGGGTCCACTAGATTTTAAATAGTTCAATTCAAattatgttttcatgttttaatttaatttttattaataagggtattttagtcatttcacacccaccTAACACCAATTACTAACCTCCATTCACGCAGGGACTATTCGGGAACAAAAATCCAAAAGTTGGGAATTAGAGcagtaattttagaaagttagggactaaatgttAAAAATGAACAAACCATATGGACTAttcgggcatttttctcttttcaTTTATCAGCTTATTTGATTCATTATAAATATCTCTAgatatttttctttttcattttgaGTTATCTAATTGCACCCCCTCCTTACTAATTATACCCCCACCTTGCCACTATAAGAGAAAAAGTATCGGTCCCACACGGGTCCTATCCGTAAGTATGTGAGAGGCGGGTGGTGTATTTAATAATTAGGCTGGTGAGTGTGATTTAAAACCCTAGGGGCTTTATAGTACCACGTCAGAGCCACGTATGCACCAAATAAACGAGGGGATTTATCGTTAACTTACACCGCGTGTGATAAAGTccaatatttaacaaaatactaaaaaggaaatcaaagTTAAAAAAATCTGATTAGTTGAAAACATTAAGCCCCACCTACACATTCCATTGGCGATCGTTATTGGGATTGAGCCCACTCCATAGCGCCCCCTTTGACGCCTGGGAAATGGGGAGGGGCGCTATAGATGCCATTGAAGCTGATTTGGTGGGGACGGTATACCACACCCCGTGTTCTTAGAGGAGTGTATTTAATAGCAACCCTTTCTTTTAAAAAATATAGGAGTGTATTTAGTAACATCCCTTCTTTTAAAATTGCTTATTTGATTTATTATAAGCATCTCTagatattttttttagtttttttactttggtctattatttgtttaTTACTGTGTTTATTTTAGGATTAactatttttttaaacttttttataagttagttttttgtctttttaaaaaatatataattatgaaACATTTGTTATTTAATCAGATGCATCAAAAGGTTATTGGTAAAAAGTTGGTTAAACTACAATTGTAAAAGAATTTATTTTTGTTGCTTGGTTCTTGTCCCGCTAGTAAATCTAAATATACTAAAATTTCTTTCTCACTATACTAATTTGAAAACAACATAATTATTTCATCAAGAAGGAACAATTTTATATTTATAGCCACCAAATGGATTAAAAGACTATCTTTGTCCTAACAATGTGTAGGCCCATTCAAAACGCTCGTCGCCCGTTCGCCACTCGTTCggaaattgctcggaaaatgctcgttcgatttgacgcttggttgtaaacgagccgctctgcacagttcggtttgtaaacgagccaagcatgagcaaaggtccacTCGGCTtggttcggctcgaattattagttttaattagtatttatatacatatacatatacatatacatatacacatacacatacatataaaaatatgtatatacacatatatatacacaaatataaattatacatatatatatgtacacacatacatatattcttaaatataaattaaatttatagttttatatataccacTCTATTAGATTTTGTTTCACTacatacaaatttacaactatatctatacgtactagcccaataacgccaataaaaaaaattaatatcaaatctaaaagttaaaACCAATGTTTTTAAACCCGGACCGGGCCGGCCGGTCGGACCGGTCCGGCCGGGAGCCGGAAGCATCACCGGGCCGGTTCATGCATTTAACCCGTTTCAACATTGACCCGGAGGTCAGGCCGGGATCCGGACGGTCGGGCCGGCGGTTCATGTAGTTAAGGTCGCGCCGGTTCATTTAATTTgactgaaaaaaataaaaagtgaacGCCATATTTCCGGCGAGCTCTGCAATTGAGGGAGAGGAAAGAGACGAAAGAAGATACTGATTTAAATTTGATAATATGTTTTTGTTGCTTTTGTTTTATGGGGAAGGTAAACTAAATATGGTCCACAAGATTGATGGGAGTTGTgataaatttatatttaaaagaATATTAATATATACTATCAATTATGGCTGTGCAGAAAAATTCAATCTCActgtatattattttttttttcacttgtCAATTGTTTTTTTATCATTATTAAATTAGTTTTTGTAATTTATAACTAGttctttatattttatttatgacGTAATCCGGGTCTTAAATCCGGTCGATCCGGTCGGACCGGTCCGACCTTTGACCCCGTAAGACGACCGGGTCGACCTCCGGTCCGGTTTTAAAAACATTGGTTAAAACCCTAAACCGATAAAGGACAGTGTGCTAatcgcctcaatgtttcatgtcgttaccctaagtTGATCGTCTCCTGCTCTCGACGTCATTGTTCGTGTAATATGACCATCGTCTCGTCGGCCACAACAATATTATGCCATGAAATTTGCCTGTTTTTAAtgacataaaaacttgagacccaacATTGTTACTATCTCTCTTAGCAAATTTAAATCAGGCGACACGGTTGTCAAAATCGCTCCCTCGTCGCTCGCTCGGAATATTTACTGTTCGgaaaatgctcgcttgatttgagTCTCGGTTTTATTTGAGCCGCTCCGCTCTGCTCgatttgcaaatgagccaagcacaaACAAAGGTCCGCTCAATTCGGCTTGACTCGTGAACAACCCTAACCACGTCCAATGGAAATAAACAAATCGATCAGATTGAATTTCCTCTGCATTCTTCGATTTTTacgtttttttattatttttttttgtttgtatttAATAAAGGAACCATGAATTAATAGAACAGTTTTCCATATTTCTTCAAAACATGTCATAAATGTCCAAAACCTTAGTAGTTAACTACTTGACTAAATACAAATATGGACATTGTAGATAACAGAACCTAGTACACGAAGATTGACCAACGTTAGTTAAATCTAACcaaaaaacataataaaaaaagtataGTTTACAACTCACAAAAATCAAGTATAAAATGCGCAGAGCCTCGCCTATTTTGAAAACAAACCAGTAGCAAAACTCAAAGCCTCTCGTTGAGGTATCTCTTTGGTCCTTTACATCCAAACTATCTTATGTTAAGATAAGCTAGCTTATGCTTACAAACTGATTACCTCTTTTCTTTTGCAGCTTCTTTGTAGACAGCAAGATGGGAGCAGGTGGTAATATGAATGTCACCAGCGGCGGCAAAAACGTCCTTGATCGTGTTCCGGTTAAGAAAACTCCTTTCGAGATTAGTGATCTCAAGAAGGCGATACCACAACACTGTTTTAAACGAGATCTTCAACGTTCTCTATACTACCTTTTCGGTGACATAGCCATATGCTTTACGTGGTACCAACTTGCATCAAATTGCATACCTCTTCTACCTACACCCCTCACTTACCTAGCATGGCCGATTTATTGGTTCGTCCAAGGTAGTAGTTTTATGGGTATATGGAGTATCGGTCATGATTTGGGCCATCACGCCTTTAGCGAATACCAATGGCTTGATGATGCTATTGGCTTTGTCGCCCACTCTGCTTTCCTCACTCCATACTTCTCTTTTAAATATAGTCACCGCAGCCACCATGCTCACACTAATTCAATGGAGTACGATGAGGTTTGGATCCCCAAAAGGAAGGCGGACACCTTCTATTCCGAAATTCTCAACAACCCATtgggaaacctgttcatgactttTGTGAGGTTGCTTCTAAGCTTTCCCATGTACTTTACCTTCAATATCCACGGCCGGCCATACAATGGGTTCGCAAGCCACTTCTACCCAAACAGTCCTATCTTCAACGATAGCGAACGCAAGCAAATTTGGCTCTCTGACGCTGGGATGGCTGTTGCTTTCTATGTTCTTTACAAGATTGCATCCGCCACAAGTTTTACGTGGTTGTTTTGCATCTATGGAGCTCCTTTGCTGGTTATGAACGCTCatttcatctttttcacctttcTACACCACAGCCATCCTTCACTAGCTCATTTCGACTCTAGAGAATGGGACTGGATCCGAGGTGCTTTATCGACAGTGGACAGGGATTATGGAATCTTCAACCATGTTTTTCATGATGTTACATGTTCTCATGTTGTGCACCATCTGATATCAACCATCCCACATTACCATACCATGGAAGCAACCAAGGCTGTGAAGCCCATTCTCGGTGACTACTACAAGTACGATGATACCCCCATCCTGGAGGCTTTCTGGAGAGAAACAAAGAACTGCATCTACGTTGAGCCAGATGAAGGTGCTGAAGATAGTGGTGTTTATTGGTTCCGCAAGTAAACTTTGTAACTTATTTCTACGTACCACCCATGTTGTCACAATAATTGGGCTATGATCTGAAACGCCCTTAGTGTCTTGTTGTATCTGTAATATCTTCAACTAAATATGTGAATTTCTTTCTTATAATATCGAAATTTGAATCAACAAACAAAGAAACTTAGATCGATCTAATATAAATTCAGTAGCATGCATGCATGTATATTAATattacatatataataataataataattagtaCCAACATTCATATCATATAACCGAGATAATCAATGAAGCATGGCAACCATTGATCCAACGCCTACTCGAAGTTTTCCATATCTTATTCTCGAAATTGTTTAGAGGATAGTTTGGTTTCTTCTACCCAGCAAGTGATTATGTGTAGCTCACGGAATTTGTTTGTCTGAAATGTGAATGTGTGCATATAAGTGTATGTTTATAGATGTTGGGGTATGTGCCTATTCGGAGGGAGTATGACGGTTGCATGGCGGTTTTGCGACGGTTAGTAGCAAAGTGTGGTTAACTGGTGATGTGCGACTTTGGCGGGTATATGTTTGACTAACAAAGCACGTGGCTTAGAGCATGTAGCATTTAGAAACAATtgattcttcatcttcatcttctaaTTATATAGAATCACTGTATTTTCTCTGTACTTTCCaatcaaacaatattttttttatacttttattactaccttttctttctttttcttttctgctCCTAAGCACTTTCAAATGTATTAAAAAGTTATAGAGGTTGAACAATGATTTCTACTAACTAACCGTAATTTTTTCTCTCTCACCACTCACAATCACACTATATAATATAGTGGTCACACCCACATAATTATAGAGTATCTAATTTGAATGCACTTAACAGGGCCGGCCTTGGGCATGTGCGAGAGGTGCCACCGCATAAGGCCCATAATCAACCGGGGGCCCAAAATTGTTTAAAAGTATATGtacatttttttatataaatttattGTAGTAAAAAGATTTACAAACAGGCGCTTTGGCTCAGTGGAAGCAGCGCTCGTGTGTTCGAATACCGCATGCTGCCTCTTTTTTTCCATATTTTTTTCTTGGGTTGGAGATCTTTTGTTTGGGCCTCAAGAGGCTGATTCAGCCTATTTTATTAACAAGGTGAATGGGCCATAAAGCTTATTCAGTGTTTAGTTTTGAATTTTCACATCTAAATCTGGACTTCCATCTATTTGTAACTTGTAACTTGtaagttatttttttttcattcaacCATTTATATAAAAACTTCTCATGTTTTCTTGTTATTTGTAAATTTTCACATTTAAATTTGGCCTTCCATTGATTACTAAGCTCTTGTTTTTTCCTCATATAACCATTAtccttatatttaaaaaaacgcTTTGAACAGTAAACTTTATATtcaattaaaaaaatgaaaatcaaACACTAAATCAGGGCAATAAggtatcaaatttatcaaaccggATATATTTTCGGTACCGAATCCGTATCGACTTTTGAcattaaaaaaaacaagttttaCATGTTTTCTTCTTTAGGGGCCCAGTTCTACT
This genomic interval carries:
- the LOC110897319 gene encoding delta(12) fatty acid desaturase DES8.11, which gives rise to MGAGGNMNVTSGGKNVLDRVPVKKTPFEISDLKKAIPQHCFKRDLQRSLYYLFGDIAICFTWYQLASNCIPLLPTPLTYLAWPIYWFVQGSSFMGIWSIGHDLGHHAFSEYQWLDDAIGFVAHSAFLTPYFSFKYSHRSHHAHTNSMEYDEVWIPKRKADTFYSEILNNPLGNLFMTFVRLLLSFPMYFTFNIHGRPYNGFASHFYPNSPIFNDSERKQIWLSDAGMAVAFYVLYKIASATSFTWLFCIYGAPLLVMNAHFIFFTFLHHSHPSLAHFDSREWDWIRGALSTVDRDYGIFNHVFHDVTCSHVVHHLISTIPHYHTMEATKAVKPILGDYYKYDDTPILEAFWRETKNCIYVEPDEGAEDSGVYWFRK